GCGTGATGCCGGAGAACACCTCCGAGGAGCGCAGGCAGATCCTGCAGGCGTTCGGCGCCCGCATCGTCTCCTCGCCCGCGGCGGGCGGGTCCAACCAGGCGGTCGCGGTCGCGAAGGAACTGGCCCAGCAGAACCCGGACTGGGTGATGCTCTACCAGTACGGCAACTCGGCGAACGCCGACGCGCACTACCGGGGGACCGGGCCGGAGATCCTGCGGGACATGCCGGGCATCACGCACTTCGTCGCGGGTCTGGGCACCACCGGCACCCTCGTCGGCGTGGGCCGGTACCTGCGGGAGCAGAAGCCGGGCGTGCAGATCGTGGCGGCCGAACCGCGCTACGGCGAGCTGGTGTACGGGCTGCGCAACCTCGACGAGGGCTTCGTGCCGGAGCTCTACGACCCGGACGTGCTGTCCCGGCGGTTCTCCGTCGGTTCGTACGACGCGCTGCGCCGCACCCGGCAGCTGCTGGAGTCGGAGGGCATCTTCGCGGGGATCTCGACGGGCGGCGTGGTGCACGCGGCGTTGACCATCGGCGAGAAGGTCGCCGCCGCCGGGGAGTCGGCGGACATCGTGTTCGTGGTGGCCGACGCGGGCTGGAAGTACCTGTCGACGGGCGCCTACGGCGGCACCCTCGACGAAGCGGCCCAACGCCTCGACGGCCAACTCTGGGCCTGAGCTCGGGCTTGTGCGGTCGTTTTGCTCGGGTGTCCGGGTGGCGGAACCTCAGTTGGTCTCTCGCTGCGGGATCTTTTTCCCTAGTGGCTCCGCCACGAGG
This window of the Saccharopolyspora gloriosae genome carries:
- a CDS encoding PLP-dependent cysteine synthase family protein, with amino-acid sequence MARYDSLLDALGDTPLVGLPNLSPAPDVRLWAKLEDRNPTGSIKDRAALSMIEAAEKEGRLTTGCTILEPTSGNTGISLAMAAKLKGYGLVCVMPENTSEERRQILQAFGARIVSSPAAGGSNQAVAVAKELAQQNPDWVMLYQYGNSANADAHYRGTGPEILRDMPGITHFVAGLGTTGTLVGVGRYLREQKPGVQIVAAEPRYGELVYGLRNLDEGFVPELYDPDVLSRRFSVGSYDALRRTRQLLESEGIFAGISTGGVVHAALTIGEKVAAAGESADIVFVVADAGWKYLSTGAYGGTLDEAAQRLDGQLWA